Proteins from one Dysgonomonas sp. HDW5A genomic window:
- a CDS encoding exo-beta-N-acetylmuramidase NamZ domain-containing protein → MKKGLTILLILCAVFVNINAQKITIKTGIEVLKEQKFKILEGKRVGLITNPTGVDNSMKSTIDILNEAPNVNLVALFAPEHGVRGDAHAGDHVDNVTDPKTGLPVYSLHGKTRVPTPEMLEGIDVLVYDIQDIGCRSFTYISTMGLAMQAAAEQGIEFVVLDRPNPLGGIKVEGGLVEDGFISFVSQFKIPYVYGLTCGELALLLNGENMLKKQCKLQVVKMKSWKRKMRYEETGLQWIPSSPHIPQPISAIFYPVSGILGELSYMSIGVGYTIPFQMFAAEWIKAEDLAANLNNLHLPGLYFRPMYLKPFYSVGQGKQLEGVQVHIMDYEKARLSEIQFYVMQEVASLYPDKAVFENANDKRFRMFDQVAGSDYVRLNFAKRNKFADISGFWDDAVAPFRQLSKKYYLYK, encoded by the coding sequence ATGAAGAAAGGATTAACCATATTACTTATTCTCTGTGCTGTATTTGTAAATATTAATGCACAGAAGATAACGATAAAGACAGGAATAGAAGTTCTTAAAGAACAGAAATTCAAAATATTGGAAGGAAAGCGAGTGGGTTTAATTACCAACCCTACGGGAGTTGATAACAGTATGAAATCGACTATTGATATTTTGAACGAAGCTCCGAATGTAAACCTCGTAGCTCTGTTTGCACCCGAACATGGTGTGCGTGGAGATGCTCATGCCGGCGATCATGTAGATAATGTGACCGATCCGAAGACAGGTTTACCTGTTTATTCTTTGCATGGAAAAACCAGAGTGCCTACACCCGAAATGCTCGAGGGTATTGACGTTTTGGTATATGATATTCAGGACATAGGATGCCGTTCGTTTACTTATATCAGTACCATGGGATTGGCTATGCAGGCTGCTGCTGAGCAAGGAATCGAATTTGTGGTTCTGGACAGACCCAATCCTCTGGGAGGAATAAAAGTAGAAGGAGGCTTAGTTGAAGATGGCTTCATTTCGTTTGTCAGTCAATTTAAAATTCCTTACGTATACGGGCTCACTTGTGGAGAGCTTGCTTTGTTACTAAACGGAGAGAATATGTTGAAAAAACAATGTAAACTTCAGGTGGTAAAAATGAAGTCATGGAAAAGAAAAATGAGGTATGAAGAAACCGGATTGCAATGGATTCCTTCATCTCCTCATATTCCACAACCTATTTCGGCTATTTTTTATCCTGTGTCCGGTATCTTGGGCGAATTGAGTTATATGTCTATCGGTGTAGGATATACTATACCATTCCAGATGTTTGCTGCCGAATGGATAAAAGCCGAAGATTTGGCTGCTAATCTTAACAATTTGCATTTGCCCGGTCTTTATTTCAGACCGATGTATTTGAAACCGTTTTATTCGGTAGGACAAGGCAAGCAACTCGAAGGCGTACAAGTTCATATTATGGATTATGAGAAAGCCCGATTATCTGAGATTCAGTTCTATGTAATGCAGGAAGTTGCAAGCCTATATCCTGATAAAGCTGTATTTGAGAATGCAAACGATAAACGTTTCCGGATGTTCGATCAGGTAGCGGGAAGTGATTATGTGAGGTTGAACTTTGCCAAGCGTAACAAGTTTGCAGATATATCAGGTTTTTGGGATGATGCGGTAGCTCCTTTCAGGCAATTGTCGAAAAAATATTATTTGTATAAATAG
- a CDS encoding acyltransferase family protein: protein MTQQSNQRLLALDVMRGITIAGMIMVNNPGSWGSIYAPLGHASWNGLTPTDLVFPFFMFIMGISTYISLRKFNFEFSKPTLFKILKRTAVIFLIGLGLGWFSLSLRTFNKLSVEELGFMDRFIQSVTNFENLRILGVMQRLALTYGITSLIAIFVKHKYIPYIILITLVGYFLLLLFGNGFEFSENNIVSVVDRAILGANHMYVDSGVVLDPEGLLSTIPAVAHVLIGFYCGKILLDTKDNNEKIQQLFIIGTILMFAGFLLSYGCPINKKIWSPTYVLATCGLASLLLALLIWIIDIKGYKRWSVFFQSFGVNPLFIFVAAGVFAILMGNISFAYDGADITIKTFIYKICLQPYLGDYFGSLIFALLFVGFNWVIGNVLYKKQIYIKI from the coding sequence ATGACTCAGCAATCTAACCAAAGACTCTTAGCTCTGGATGTAATGAGAGGGATTACCATTGCCGGAATGATTATGGTAAATAATCCGGGCTCGTGGGGGAGTATTTATGCTCCTTTGGGGCATGCCTCATGGAACGGTCTTACGCCTACCGATCTGGTTTTTCCGTTCTTTATGTTCATTATGGGGATATCTACCTATATATCGCTTCGCAAATTCAATTTTGAATTTAGTAAACCTACTTTATTCAAGATTTTGAAAAGGACGGCAGTTATATTTCTTATCGGTTTGGGTTTAGGATGGTTCTCACTTTCGTTGAGAACCTTCAATAAACTATCGGTTGAAGAATTAGGCTTTATGGATCGCTTTATACAATCGGTCACTAATTTTGAAAATCTTCGGATTTTAGGCGTGATGCAACGGTTGGCTCTGACTTATGGTATTACTTCATTGATAGCCATTTTTGTAAAGCATAAGTATATCCCGTATATTATTCTGATAACATTGGTAGGTTATTTCTTACTCTTGCTGTTTGGCAATGGATTTGAGTTCAGCGAAAATAATATAGTATCGGTAGTTGACCGAGCTATTTTAGGAGCAAATCATATGTATGTGGACAGTGGAGTTGTACTTGATCCCGAAGGATTATTGAGTACCATACCTGCCGTAGCTCATGTGTTGATAGGCTTTTATTGTGGTAAGATACTTTTAGATACTAAAGATAATAATGAAAAGATACAGCAGCTTTTTATAATAGGTACAATCCTTATGTTTGCAGGTTTTCTGTTAAGCTACGGTTGTCCTATAAATAAAAAAATATGGTCACCCACCTATGTTTTGGCTACTTGTGGACTAGCTTCGTTGCTATTGGCTCTTCTGATCTGGATTATTGATATTAAGGGATATAAACGTTGGAGTGTCTTTTTTCAGTCATTCGGAGTCAATCCTCTTTTTATCTTTGTAGCCGCAGGAGTGTTTGCTATTCTGATGGGTAATATCTCATTTGCGTATGATGGAGCAGATATAACAATAAAAACGTTTATATATAAAATTTGCCTTCAACCATATTTGGGCGATTATTTTGGTTCGTTGATTTTTGCGTTACTCTTTGTTGGATTCAACTGGGTAATAGGTAATGTATTGTATAAAAAACAAATTTATATTAAGATATGA
- a CDS encoding BadF/BadG/BcrA/BcrD ATPase family protein has translation MILLADGGSTKVDWCLVDKGQLVKQVFTKGANPFFRSREDISEEIKTALLPQLVGYTIDKVYFYGAGCAFPEKNEIVRAAIADHIKASSIEVGSDLLAAAKGLCGKNQGIACIIGTGSNSCFYDGQKITQNISPLGYILGDEGSGAVLGRLFLGACLKNQLTAGLKEKFLEQFELTPAIILEKVYKEPLPNRFLASLSPFLKENIQDESIYALVYNAFKDFFVKNVMQYDYKNNEVHLTGSLSYHYQDVLRKVGEDLGIKIGTIVQLPMEGLIKYHSEHYVQA, from the coding sequence ATGATATTATTGGCAGATGGAGGGTCAACTAAAGTTGATTGGTGTTTAGTTGATAAAGGGCAGCTGGTAAAACAGGTTTTTACTAAAGGAGCAAATCCGTTTTTCAGATCGCGTGAAGATATCAGTGAAGAAATAAAAACGGCACTGTTACCTCAACTTGTCGGTTATACCATTGATAAAGTGTATTTCTATGGAGCCGGATGTGCATTCCCTGAGAAAAACGAGATAGTAAGAGCGGCAATAGCCGATCATATAAAAGCTTCGAGTATCGAAGTGGGTAGCGATTTGTTGGCGGCAGCTAAGGGTCTTTGTGGTAAAAATCAGGGAATTGCCTGTATTATCGGTACAGGGTCTAACTCTTGCTTTTATGACGGGCAAAAGATAACCCAAAATATTTCACCCTTAGGATATATACTCGGAGATGAAGGTAGTGGTGCAGTTTTAGGACGTCTGTTTTTAGGGGCGTGTCTTAAGAATCAACTGACTGCCGGACTGAAAGAAAAATTTCTGGAGCAGTTCGAACTTACTCCGGCCATTATCTTGGAGAAGGTTTATAAAGAACCGTTACCCAATCGTTTTCTGGCAAGTTTGTCTCCTTTTCTGAAAGAAAATATTCAAGATGAGTCCATATACGCTTTGGTATATAATGCCTTCAAGGATTTCTTTGTCAAGAATGTGATGCAATACGATTATAAGAATAACGAAGTACATCTTACAGGCTCGTTATCTTATCATTATCAGGATGTATTGCGTAAAGTAGGAGAGGACTTAGGTATAAAGATCGGAACTATTGTTCAGTTGCCTATGGAGGGTCTTATAAAATATCATTCGGAACATTACGTTCAGGCGTAA
- the murQ gene encoding N-acetylmuramic acid 6-phosphate etherase, giving the protein MTFIKITEQSSLYDDLEKKSVHELLVDINKEDQKVALAVEKAIPAIEKLVSEIVPRMEQGGRIFYMGAGTSGRLGVLDASEIPPTFGMPNTLVIGLIAGGDTALRNPVEKAEDNMERGWEELKEHNITEKDTVIGIAASGTTPYVIGALREARKHGILTASISSNPDSPIAQEAEIAIEMIVGPEFVTGSSRMKSGTGQKMILNMITTATMIKLGRVKGNRMVNMQLSNDKLVDRGTRMLIDELGLDYEEANRLLLLHGSVKKATDAYRSEN; this is encoded by the coding sequence ATGACTTTTATCAAAATAACAGAACAATCGTCACTGTATGACGATCTGGAAAAGAAATCGGTACACGAACTTCTTGTAGATATAAATAAAGAAGACCAGAAGGTAGCATTGGCAGTCGAAAAAGCGATTCCTGCTATCGAGAAACTGGTTTCCGAGATTGTTCCGAGAATGGAGCAAGGCGGACGTATTTTCTATATGGGAGCAGGTACAAGCGGTCGTCTGGGTGTATTGGATGCTTCGGAAATACCGCCGACTTTCGGGATGCCTAATACGCTGGTTATAGGACTTATTGCAGGAGGAGATACAGCACTTCGTAATCCTGTTGAGAAAGCCGAAGATAACATGGAGCGTGGTTGGGAAGAGTTGAAAGAACATAATATAACAGAAAAAGATACAGTGATTGGTATTGCTGCATCGGGCACAACACCTTATGTAATAGGGGCTTTGCGTGAAGCTCGTAAACATGGTATTTTGACTGCATCTATATCTAGTAATCCCGATTCTCCTATAGCTCAGGAAGCCGAAATAGCTATAGAAATGATTGTAGGACCTGAGTTTGTTACGGGTAGCTCTCGTATGAAATCGGGTACGGGACAAAAGATGATTCTCAATATGATTACCACTGCTACTATGATTAAGTTGGGTAGGGTAAAAGGTAACCGTATGGTAAATATGCAATTATCGAACGATAAATTAGTAGACAGAGGTACACGTATGCTTATTGATGAATTGGGCTTGGATTATGAAGAAGCCAATCGCCTTTTGTTATTACATGGTTCTGTAAAGAAAGCGACTGACGCTTACCGGTCAGAAAACTAA
- a CDS encoding PQQ-binding-like beta-propeller repeat protein gives MKHLMLFVFLLFAGVVSAQDFRFALITDLHVRSNDSLAYNDLKRTVNQLNKTPDISFILVTGDITEEGDRASLLKAKELLDQLKVKYYILSGNHETKWSESGSTDFAHVFGSERFQFEYNGFKFLGFATGPIIRMMDGHVAPQDIVWLQEELGKDPNQPAILVTHYPLLPTDVDNWYEVTDAVRKYNIKAVLGGHYHSNRLFFYDGIPAFINRSNLRDKTDGLGGYSIYDVTKDSIVVSEQKIGQEPRRWGGYSLTEQYYTADNSTYNRPDFSVNKEYNAVKEVWVTNIGKTIYASPIVSNNAVFIGDDTGTFYSISAKNGKINWSFQSGNRIVGTVAVDNGVVVFGSADATIYALNSKTGKLIWKYSAKEPVLGSATIDNGIVYIGASDHTFRALNLKTGRLVWEYTGVKGYIETRPLIYDDKVIFGAWDNTMYALDKTTGKLLWTWDGGLTRMHFSPAAVWPVAAEGKVFFTAPDRVMTAIDAGTGETVWRTKESMVRETIGLSEDQTRVYSKTMQDSVVSYSTLGNEPKRLWITHVGYGYDHAASMPVEKDGVVFGSTKNGIIFALDGVTGKLLWKHKVGNSLIGTVYPLSASECIFVSGHGLVGLLKK, from the coding sequence ATGAAACATTTAATGTTATTTGTCTTCTTATTGTTTGCCGGTGTTGTTTCGGCACAGGACTTTCGTTTCGCTTTAATAACGGATTTACATGTGAGAAGTAACGATTCTTTGGCATACAACGATTTGAAGCGTACAGTCAATCAGTTGAATAAAACACCTGATATTAGTTTTATACTGGTTACGGGAGATATCACCGAAGAGGGAGACAGGGCTTCGTTACTCAAAGCTAAAGAACTGTTGGATCAATTGAAAGTAAAATATTATATCCTGTCGGGAAATCACGAAACCAAATGGAGCGAATCGGGTTCTACTGATTTTGCCCATGTATTCGGATCGGAACGTTTTCAATTTGAATACAATGGCTTTAAGTTCTTGGGGTTTGCCACAGGGCCTATTATCCGTATGATGGATGGACACGTAGCACCTCAGGACATTGTTTGGCTGCAAGAAGAATTGGGTAAAGATCCGAATCAACCTGCAATTTTAGTAACACATTATCCTCTTTTGCCTACCGATGTTGACAATTGGTATGAAGTAACGGACGCTGTTCGCAAATACAATATAAAAGCTGTTTTGGGAGGGCATTATCACAGTAACCGATTGTTTTTCTATGATGGAATACCTGCATTTATAAACCGTTCGAACCTACGTGATAAAACGGATGGTTTGGGAGGATATTCTATTTATGATGTAACGAAAGATTCTATTGTGGTTTCGGAACAAAAGATAGGGCAGGAGCCTCGCCGATGGGGTGGATATTCTCTTACGGAGCAATACTATACTGCAGACAATTCGACTTACAACCGTCCCGACTTTTCGGTTAATAAAGAATATAATGCGGTTAAAGAAGTTTGGGTAACCAATATAGGTAAAACTATATATGCATCTCCCATAGTGTCGAATAATGCAGTATTTATAGGTGATGATACCGGTACTTTCTATTCGATATCTGCTAAAAACGGAAAAATAAACTGGAGTTTTCAGTCAGGCAACCGCATTGTGGGCACTGTTGCTGTTGACAATGGGGTAGTTGTTTTTGGTTCGGCAGATGCCACTATTTATGCGTTAAACAGTAAAACAGGTAAACTTATTTGGAAATATTCCGCAAAAGAACCTGTTTTGGGAAGTGCAACTATCGACAATGGTATTGTGTATATTGGAGCAAGCGATCATACTTTTCGTGCTTTGAATCTTAAAACGGGTAGGTTAGTATGGGAATATACAGGAGTAAAAGGATATATAGAGACTCGTCCGCTTATATACGATGATAAAGTAATTTTCGGTGCATGGGATAATACGATGTATGCTTTAGATAAGACAACAGGTAAACTTCTTTGGACTTGGGATGGAGGTCTTACCCGAATGCATTTTTCGCCCGCAGCAGTATGGCCTGTGGCAGCAGAGGGGAAAGTGTTTTTTACTGCTCCCGATAGAGTGATGACCGCTATAGATGCAGGAACAGGTGAAACTGTTTGGCGAACAAAAGAATCGATGGTTCGAGAAACAATCGGCTTATCGGAAGATCAAACAAGAGTGTACAGCAAAACGATGCAAGATAGTGTAGTCTCTTACTCTACCTTAGGAAACGAACCGAAAAGGCTCTGGATAACTCATGTAGGGTATGGTTACGATCATGCAGCTTCGATGCCTGTAGAAAAAGACGGTGTTGTTTTTGGCAGTACCAAAAACGGAATAATTTTCGCCTTAGATGGTGTCACAGGCAAGCTTTTGTGGAAACATAAAGTGGGTAATTCGCTTATTGGAACAGTATATCCTTTAAGTGCTTCGGAATGTATATTTGTAAGTGGTCACGGATTAGTGGGACTACTGAAAAAGTAA
- a CDS encoding glycoside hydrolase family 9 protein, with protein MKKVSIFFCFLFLCCLSLGAQVQSWIRINQLGYLPNSIKVAVFISNEDLATLDFEVKDAVNNTVVFTNKGVSANAQRWGMKHAARMNFSKVIKDGEYYIESNGVKSPPFKINTNVYDGSADFLLTYMRQQRCGYNPYLDAECHQKDGFIVDHPTRTGEYIDVRGGWHDASDYLQYLTTSANATFQMMFAWQQNPDKTIFADEYDALGKKGKNGIPDILDEIRWGLDWMVKMNPDSAVMFNQIADDRDHASMRLPTEDKVDYGWGAGTGRPVYFITGERQGLGKHINRTTGVSSSAGKFASAFALGADIFKDIDPAFSTLMKGKAGAAYNFAETKLGNTQTACLKSPYFYEEDNFVDDVELAAAVKYNLSKDGSWLKKADYWGQLEEVTPWMELGRARHYQFYPFVNLGHYYLSQSNDYSVRAKYIRFMKNGLEAIAKRAKEQDDPFMNGIPFIWCSNNLVAAAITQAHLYQEASGDNSYAEMEAALRDWLLGCNPWGTSMICGFPKSGDSSTRPHSAYVDIMKDIPYGGLVDGPIYRHIYESLLGIHLVYDDEYAPFQFGEAVYHDDPGDYSSNEPTMDGTASLSYYLSAMQKAGKDQAKMVTDSQGAIVRKDIDKKVIRLIFSADVAFEGAPVILKTLDKHNIKGSFFLTGNCLRTKEHEDIIKQLIKKGHYVGAHSDKHILYASWDDRQHTLVSSDSLVQDLRRNMYELARVGVDTSKVNYYLPPSEWYNTENVKLIELEGKKVINFTPGIRTAADYTTPDMKNYKSSQELIDLLYAFEKEQGLNGAVILIHPGTHKDRKDKLYLHLDEIIRNLKSKGYTFDHF; from the coding sequence ATGAAGAAAGTTTCTATCTTTTTTTGCTTTCTGTTTTTGTGTTGTCTTTCACTAGGGGCGCAAGTACAATCATGGATACGGATCAATCAGTTGGGATATTTGCCTAACAGTATTAAAGTGGCGGTTTTTATATCCAATGAAGATCTGGCGACTTTAGACTTTGAAGTGAAAGATGCAGTTAATAACACGGTTGTATTTACGAATAAAGGTGTATCTGCAAACGCCCAACGATGGGGAATGAAACATGCTGCCCGTATGAATTTCTCTAAAGTGATTAAGGATGGCGAATATTATATCGAATCGAATGGGGTAAAATCTCCTCCTTTCAAAATAAACACGAATGTATATGATGGCTCTGCCGATTTTCTGCTTACATATATGCGTCAGCAACGTTGCGGATATAATCCCTATCTGGATGCGGAATGTCATCAGAAGGATGGCTTTATTGTAGATCATCCCACACGTACAGGCGAATATATCGATGTAAGAGGAGGATGGCACGATGCTTCGGATTACTTGCAATACCTCACAACTTCGGCTAATGCTACTTTTCAGATGATGTTTGCATGGCAGCAAAATCCCGATAAAACAATATTTGCGGACGAATATGATGCTTTGGGTAAAAAAGGCAAAAACGGCATCCCCGATATTCTGGATGAGATCCGATGGGGATTGGATTGGATGGTAAAAATGAATCCCGACTCGGCAGTCATGTTCAACCAGATAGCAGACGACAGAGACCATGCTTCGATGCGTTTACCGACAGAAGATAAGGTCGATTATGGATGGGGAGCAGGCACAGGTCGTCCAGTTTACTTCATAACAGGTGAACGACAAGGGCTTGGTAAGCATATAAACCGGACAACAGGCGTATCGTCGAGTGCCGGTAAGTTTGCTTCGGCTTTTGCTCTTGGTGCGGATATCTTTAAGGACATTGATCCTGCTTTCTCAACATTGATGAAAGGCAAAGCGGGTGCAGCTTATAATTTTGCCGAAACTAAATTGGGCAATACTCAGACTGCCTGTTTGAAGTCTCCCTACTTTTACGAAGAAGATAACTTTGTGGATGATGTAGAGCTAGCTGCGGCTGTTAAATATAACTTGTCAAAAGATGGATCGTGGCTTAAAAAAGCCGATTATTGGGGGCAACTGGAGGAGGTAACTCCGTGGATGGAATTGGGTAGGGCGCGCCATTATCAGTTTTATCCGTTTGTGAATTTAGGACATTATTACCTCTCTCAATCAAATGATTATTCTGTAAGAGCTAAATACATCCGGTTTATGAAAAACGGATTGGAAGCTATTGCCAAAAGAGCAAAAGAGCAGGATGATCCGTTTATGAATGGCATACCTTTTATCTGGTGTTCGAACAATCTGGTTGCTGCCGCTATTACACAAGCACATTTGTATCAAGAGGCATCGGGAGATAATTCGTATGCTGAAATGGAAGCAGCTCTGAGAGATTGGTTGTTAGGCTGTAATCCTTGGGGAACATCTATGATCTGTGGTTTTCCGAAGAGTGGAGATTCATCAACACGTCCGCATTCGGCATACGTTGATATTATGAAAGATATTCCATACGGCGGATTGGTAGACGGACCCATATACAGGCACATATACGAATCGTTGCTTGGTATACATTTGGTTTATGACGATGAGTATGCTCCGTTTCAATTCGGGGAGGCTGTGTATCACGATGATCCGGGAGATTATTCTTCAAATGAACCTACAATGGATGGCACAGCCAGTTTGAGCTATTATTTATCGGCAATGCAAAAAGCAGGTAAGGATCAGGCAAAGATGGTTACAGATAGTCAGGGAGCAATTGTTCGAAAAGATATCGATAAGAAAGTTATCAGACTTATCTTTTCTGCTGATGTTGCTTTTGAAGGAGCTCCTGTTATCCTGAAAACATTGGACAAACATAATATCAAAGGTTCGTTCTTTCTGACGGGTAATTGCCTTAGAACAAAAGAGCATGAAGATATTATAAAACAATTGATTAAAAAAGGACATTATGTCGGGGCACATTCCGATAAGCATATTTTGTATGCTTCGTGGGATGATCGCCAACATACATTGGTTTCCTCTGATAGCTTGGTACAGGATCTTCGGCGGAATATGTATGAATTAGCTAGAGTAGGGGTAGATACAAGCAAGGTAAATTATTACCTTCCTCCTTCGGAGTGGTACAATACGGAAAATGTAAAGTTAATTGAATTGGAAGGGAAAAAGGTAATCAATTTTACTCCCGGTATAAGGACTGCTGCCGATTATACTACTCCTGATATGAAAAACTATAAGTCGTCGCAGGAGTTGATCGATTTATTGTATGCTTTTGAGAAAGAACAAGGTTTGAATGGAGCTGTAATTCTAATTCATCCGGGCACTCATAAAGACCGAAAAGATAAGTTATACCTGCATTTGGATGAAATAATTAGAAATCTGAAAAGTAAAGGATATACATTTGACCATTTCTGA
- a CDS encoding YecH family metal-binding protein: MEQIHAHAVLHMMEGNSYTETSLIEAIKETFGENQTFYACSAENMNIDELIIFLKNKGKFMPSDSGFTVDISKVCNH, encoded by the coding sequence ATGGAACAAATACATGCACACGCAGTCCTACACATGATGGAAGGAAATAGTTATACGGAAACCTCATTAATTGAAGCTATAAAAGAGACATTTGGCGAGAATCAAACATTCTATGCATGTTCTGCGGAGAATATGAATATAGATGAACTAATCATATTCCTCAAGAACAAAGGAAAATTCATGCCCTCCGATAGTGGGTTTACTGTAGATATAAGTAAAGTTTGCAATCATTAA
- the pflA gene encoding pyruvate formate-lyase-activating protein translates to MNGLIHSFETFGTKDGPGIRFVLFMQGCPLRCMYCHNPDTWEMCNAKYELSPQEAFHEIEKVKAFVRGGVTVSGGEPLLQAPFILELFKICKGHNIHTAIDTSGILLNEQVKEVLNYTDLVLLDIKQINPEKYKTLTGAALEPTLKFLNYLASINKAVWLRYVLVPDYTDDEQDLIEWAKYTSQFKNVERVDILPFHQMATHKWEELNIKYKLKDIEPPSPELKKRAEAIFKSYGLPV, encoded by the coding sequence ATGAACGGACTTATTCATTCTTTCGAAACCTTTGGCACAAAAGACGGCCCCGGAATACGCTTTGTTTTATTTATGCAAGGCTGCCCGCTCCGTTGTATGTATTGCCACAATCCCGATACATGGGAAATGTGTAATGCCAAATATGAATTGAGTCCTCAGGAAGCTTTTCACGAAATTGAAAAAGTAAAAGCATTTGTACGTGGAGGTGTCACCGTTTCGGGAGGAGAACCCTTACTGCAAGCACCATTTATATTGGAGTTATTTAAGATCTGTAAAGGGCATAACATTCATACTGCAATTGATACATCGGGCATATTATTGAACGAGCAAGTGAAAGAGGTACTCAATTATACCGACTTGGTTTTACTCGATATCAAACAAATTAATCCTGAGAAATACAAAACTCTTACCGGAGCAGCACTTGAGCCGACTTTGAAGTTTCTGAACTATCTGGCTTCTATAAATAAGGCTGTATGGTTACGCTACGTTCTAGTACCTGACTATACCGATGACGAACAAGACTTAATTGAATGGGCAAAGTACACATCGCAATTTAAGAATGTAGAACGAGTGGATATTCTTCCTTTTCATCAAATGGCAACTCATAAATGGGAAGAATTAAACATCAAATATAAACTAAAAGATATAGAGCCCCCAAGTCCGGAGCTGAAGAAAAGAGCAGAAGCAATTTTCAAATCTTATGGGTTACCGGTCTAA